Part of the Pseudorasbora parva isolate DD20220531a chromosome 13, ASM2467924v1, whole genome shotgun sequence genome is shown below.
gagcagttattacactgagctatgagcagttattacactgagctatgagcagttattacactgagctaggggcagttattacactgagctatgagcagttattacactgagctaggggcagttattacactgagctatgagcagttattacactgagctaggggcagttattacactgagctatgagcagttattacactgagctATGAGCAGTTATCACACTGAGCTatgagcagttattacactgagctaggggcagttattacactgagctaggggcagttattacactgagctatgagcagttattacactgagctaggggcagttattacactgagctatgagcagttattacactgagctatgagcagttattacactgagctATGAGCAGTTATCACACTGAGCTatgagcagttattacactgagctaggggcagttattacactgagctaggggcagttattacactgagctaggggcagttattacactgagctatgagcagttattacactgagctatgagcagttattacactgagctaggggcagttattacactgagctaggggcagttattacactgagctatgagcagttattacactgagctatgagcagttattacactgagctATGAGCAGTTACCACACTGAGCTatgagcagttattacactgagctaggggcagttattacactgagctatgagcagttattacactgagctatgagcagttattacactgagctaggggcagttattacactgagctAGGGGCAGTTAGTACCCAATGAGCAGTTATTAAACTACGAGCAGTTATTTCACGGTGAGTTGCTACATCCCCTGATACAAATAACAGAAGCAGGTCAAAGATCATCAACATAACTTATCTTTATTGACTCAAATTGTACATACAATATCTGCTACTATACTAAAAaaacagagagtgtgtgtgtgtgtgtgtgtgtgtgtaggtgtgtgcatgtgaatgtgtgtgagagtgtgtgttttctctgtgtgtgtgtgtgtgcgtgtgcatgtgtttgtgcgtgcgtgcgtgtgcacgtgtgtgtgtgtgtgtgtgtgtgtgtgtgtgtgtgtgccgccAGCATCAGCCGCTCCGGCCCCTCGGTGAGGTTTCCCGGAGTGACGTCATTAATCTGCAGCAGCAGCGGCGGCTGAGGGAGGAGgaaggtgatgatgatgatggagcTTCACCGTCCTCAACGCCCGCTACAGAGAGCAGGCCTTTACCTGCACACAACTCAGCGTTAGCGCAGCACTACACACTCAATCActgcttctgtgtgtgtgtgtgtgtgtgtgtgtgtgtgtgtgtgtgtgggctcgTACTGACCTTCCTCATCCACCTCCGCCCATTGGAGGAGGAGTGGGGCCGGCTCCGTGGTTTATTCTGCCCATCCGTCTGCGGCCAGGAAACCCCGGAGGACTGCGGGAACATCTCAGCGTAAACACAGAGGACATGAACACAAGCTAACTGAAGCTAACCGAAGTTAACGGAAGCTAGCGGAAGCTACCGTAGCTAACGGAAGCTAGCCGAAGCGGCTGGACGTACCCTCTGCCGTCGCTGAAGCGGGTTGACGCTCCGCTGTGTCCATCTCGGGACAGATCCGGCTGGATAAGAGTCTGGAAGCTGCGAAGACATCACAGATCATGTGATCAATCCTCTGACACTGAGCATCATGACCGACTCCTCACATCAGTCTcttcatttatttaaagggttagttcaccccaaaatgtaaattctgttattaatccctcatgtcgttctccacaaactctatgatattttaattatttttttaaacatttaaaacaacccaaacacacctatatacatatagaaGGCTGCATTAAACTatttcgtaaaggaaaaaaaaaaaaaatcaatcaacTTCATAGTGGATTCGTAAGCAATGACACACacccgagtgaacgagacggagcgGAGTTAGCGAGGGAAGGCAATAATGACggctgtccaaccacaggaggaattattCAGAGTTAACtcttctggctgaactaaccctttaagggagtGGTTTCATGACTAGTGTGTGTGAACTCGGTtgattaaagggacagttcacccagaaatgaacaTCACCCTATGATTTGAACTATTCCTTTCATTTGCAGCTTCTTGGAAAATTAACTTTTGTgatgaaactttaaaaaaaaaaaaaccttacaaCAAGCCAATGAACTCGACAGTGGTCCAGAAGAGGTCACTGAGGAAAGACAATCTCCACGGCGACCGGCTCCGGCTGTCCAGAACCTGACCTGCAAACACACGGGAGTATGATTAGGCCTGTCGCAATC
Proteins encoded:
- the selenok gene encoding selenoprotein K isoform X2; the protein is MVYVSNGQVLDSRSRSPWRLSFLSDLFWTTVEFIGLFFQTLIQPDLSRDGHSGASTRFSDGRGPPGFPGRRRMGRINHGAGPTPPPMGGGGUGR
- the selenok gene encoding selenoprotein K isoform X1: MYQMVRFWTAGAGRRGDCLSSVTSSGPLSSSLACCKVFFFLKFHHKSFQTLIQPDLSRDGHSGASTRFSDGRGPPGFPGRRRMGRINHGAGPTPPPMGGGGUGR